Part of the candidate division KSB1 bacterium genome, CGCCACTCGTCAGGGTCGAAAAGTGTCCGTCCGAGGGTCGCCCAAACATGGGGCGCATCCAGAATGATGGCCCAACTGAGGACCACCAGAAGCTCAAGGTTTAAAGGGATCTCGATGCCGCCAAATTGCAAAGTTAAAAATGCGTCTCGAAGCGGATCATTTAAAACCTGAATTGCATAAAAAATAATTCCTACATAAAGCCAGCCGGCGAGCGCTGAGCCGATGTAAAAAAGCAGATCTTTGCGGGGACTCAGAATCCAGTTGAATTTGATTCGTTCGGTTCGAGGTTGGGAAACTGCAGTTTGCATTTTCTAAATTAATTTCGCTTGATTCATTTCAAAGTTAATGATCCGGCAAAAAAATGCAAGAACTTTGGAGGGGGACGAATAACGGACTGAGATTTTAGTCTTTGCGAGCGTTTCTCAGCGAAGCAATCTTTTGATTAGGCAGGCTTGAGATTGCTTCGGCACGGAACGCCTCGCAAAGACGTCTTCACAATCGTTAAGAGTTTGGATTAACCTCGCGCTTTTCGAAAAATACTCGACAATCGATCCAGCCCATAAACGAGTGGCCGATTTGCAATGTGAGCCACATCTTTAATCATTTCTTTCGGATAGGAAGTGACTTTGTCCGTTCCTTCTTTAACTTTATCTATCGTTTTGCTAAACAAATGTGCGACCGGATTGACCGCCAGCATGACCGTATCGACAGTCTTTTCTTTGCTCATCCTGAGCAGTTCAACCGTCATTTTTTCCATGATGTCCGAGGTGATGAATTTGGTGGTTTTCAGGATAAAATCCGCGGAAGGGTAGAGATCTCTGTCCGACTCAATGCAGACCAATTTACAGTAGTTTTCCGTAAGAAGAGAAATGCGGGTCAGGAGCGCTGCGTTTACAAAGCCGTCTGCCAGTGAGCCAAAGATTCTATCCGCAAAAGGCACGCTTTTAATACTCTCCGTGGCAAACTTGGAAAACAACTCCTGGGCAGCGTACTCAACGCCTTCTGAGCCGCCGATGGCCATCGACAGATAAACCTTTTTTGCAATGGCCCACAAATCCTTGTTTGAAACCCGGCCGTGATATAAAATGAACAGTTCTTTGACCAGATTAACACT contains:
- a CDS encoding DUF697 domain-containing protein, which encodes MKILSRFFYFFSLFLIYIIFRELLELYLLTRALHPAFGYATLALLLGFIIYFIGIPIYKIIKIPKNYAPTKDKNRAPEIIQNRLNKFKTNPFLIESGFDFSNIEENEEGYQKTIEVLEKESEQIRKRYVLRLFYSSSISQNGFLDAILILSSSVNLVKELFILYHGRVSNKDLWAIAKKVYLSMAIGGSEGVEYAAQELFSKFATESIKSVPFADRIFGSLADGFVNAALLTRISLLTENYCKLVCIESDRDLYPSADFILKTTKFITSDIMEKMTVELLRMSKEKTVDTVMLAVNPVAHLFSKTIDKVKEGTDKVTSYPKEMIKDVAHIANRPLVYGLDRLSSIFRKARG